The Arachis hypogaea cultivar Tifrunner chromosome 14, arahy.Tifrunner.gnm2.J5K5, whole genome shotgun sequence DNA window ATTTTTGTCCTCTATAAGGTGTCAAAAATCCTTCACAATTCATATATCCAGCATCACATAAGTAATAATGACCTAGTGTGACATACACAATTGAACAAAATTAATGAAAGATCAAATGGTTACTTTAATAACATATTAAAGTCTCAATAAAATACCTTGGGGAACACTAAACCCATTGCGAAATAGTGCATCTCGCAATACCCTAGAATCCGCAGCTGAACCCTCCCAACCCGCCAGTACGTAGATAAATTGCATATCGGGAGCAACCACTCCAAGCACATTGGTTGTTATGTCACCTTTTCTGTTTCGATATCTAGGCTTATCAGCCTCAAGGACATTGACTTTGATATGAGTACCATCTAAGGCTCCTAGGCAATCCTAAAATCCAAAACAAAGATCAATTAACTCAATTCTAAAGAACACCAACCATATGAGATTTAACAACATTAGCAAAATAAATTACCTTAAACCATTTCCATCGTTCATCCATTTTATCCTGGCTAAATGGTTGAGGTTTCTTCAGTAAGAGATTATGACATCTCAAAATAGCAAGCAATACATCATTAAACCGCCTACTAATTGTTTCTTCAGATCTCACAAATTGTCTCTTTATTACTCTAATTTTGATGTCATGTGctataatatgtaaaaacatgGCAACCATTTCTTCCACACCCATATTCCTACTTGGTTCTAACCTTCCAACCCTTTTAAGCATGTTACACAATGCATGAAAGGCACATCTATCCATTCTTGTGTTTTCTATACATGCTAGATCACTAAAATAAATAATCCTATCAACACTAACATCTCTTATTACTTGCCTACTATAACTAtcattccattttcttttcttttttttcaattgcaATATAATCAAAACATAGCAAATTATCAACAACTTAATCATAAGGTCATTCATTAATTCGAAATGTAAAATCAAGCAGGCAATAACTTTCATCTTCTGTTTGGAATCCATTCTGCAAAAAAAATCAAGCAGGGCCAGTTTAGGAATATaaataacttttcttttcttttctttctggtAGCAATGTCAATGCAGTAGGAAACAACAAGAAAAGACAAGTTtaggaatatatatataatataagaatatgatatatataaatattttttatttcaaagtttaattttgtccAAACAGATGGTGCACACAAGCTACATAAGAAAACCATGCTCAATCTATGTGAGTAATGAAGAAGTACCAGCAACTCCTGTAGTAAGACACAAAAAGATAAATATCTTACTTTTTATATTGATTCAAAAAAGAGAACCCGGTCTTAACCATGCTTTATACAAATTAGAGAACTTCAATTCTAATCCAAAACACAAGCAGCCAGAGGCACTGGTATACTACTAATACTAGTCTAATGAACCCACTCAAATAATAACCATAACCTCATTGAACTCCCATGTCATCATAAGCCTAGCATTTTTGTATACTCGTATAAAGTtcacatacatattaataaaGTTCACACAAGAAAATATGTTCTGCCTAAGAAGTAACTACAACAGTAACTATTTGAATTTGTGCAATGAAGACATTGAGAATAAACTGAAACATCAGAACAAtgcatttttgaatattttaaatttagcaTGTTTAAtccaataaaaaaggaaaaacttttatattaaatttcCAGAAATACCCAAAAAGAATTGTAAGTTAAAAGCTTAAGTTGAGGTctattgaatttataatttagtatACGAGTATGaggtaatttaaaaataaaggaaatgaattTTGATTAAAATTCATAATATATATCAAGAAAGATAATGTTAACAATTTTTTAACAATTCAATATTGAAACATGAGCAATGAAGTAAAAAACAGAACCCTACTTTCTTAACGATTAGTGACTCCTACACATCAAAAAGCATACACATTATGCCATATAGCTATAAGCTAAGCTATAGGGAAACAATCGCAATAATAACAATCCATGTGCTAAATGCCATGGTATTCAGAAAAAGTAAAGCtgttttatcaatttttataaaCTTGAAGCAAGGAATCACACAAGTATGAAAAGAACAGTAAGTAAAGGCCAATCACAGAATCACTGCAATCCCATTTTCATCATCTTGAAGCAAGGAATCACACAACTATGAGATATATTGCAACAAACCAACCCTCACTTGAATGGCATTTGTTCGTTCCCATCGTAAATAGTAAAAACTAGTCATAAAATTAGTAATGAGTTTTATCCAAATTTTCACAGAAATATTTTTCAGTGGATTGAAAACCAGATCGCGAATTCAAGATAGACAGATAAGTTTCTCTCAATCCATTTTTATATTTGTAGTGTGAATTTTataattactttttctattttctatcaa harbors:
- the LOC112742290 gene encoding protein ALP1-like; translation: MDSKQKMKVIACLILHFELMNDLMIKLLIICYVLIILQLKKKKRKWNDSYSRQVIRDVSVDRIIYFSDLACIENTRMDRCAFHALCNMLKRVGRLEPSRNMGVEEMVAMFLHIIAHDIKIRVIKRQFVRSEETISRRFNDVLLAILRCHNLLLKKPQPFSQDKMDERWKWFKDCLGALDGTHIKVNVLEADKPRYRNRKGDITTNVLGVVAPDMQFIYVLAGWEGSAADSRVLRDALFRNGFSVPQGHYYLCDAGYMNCEGFLTPYRGQKYHLSEFNPHNQPSTAQEFFNMKHSQARNVIERAFGVLKARWGILRGRSFYPIKTQGRIITACCLLHNHIRRVMVVDPIDETEDQNILGVDGETIHHIETSDAWGRWRDQLAQEMWNQWRRRHHAR